The nucleotide window CGCCCGCGAGAAGCGCGAGGAGATGCTGGGCCGTCTGGAAGAGATGGAGGGGTAGAGACGTCGGCCACCGGATGACGGACGACGCCGTGGCGGAAGCGGCGCGCGCCGTGGTTCGGCGGCTGCGCGACGCCGGGCACGAAGCGTACTGGGCCGGGGGCTGCGTCCGCGACATGCTGCTGGGCCGGCGGCCCAAGGACTACGACGTCGCCACCTCGGCCCGGCCGGAGCAGATCCTGTCTCTCTTTCCCGGCTCGGCGTCGGTCGGCGCGGCCTTCGGTGTTGTTCAGGTGCCCCTGGACGGGGCGCGCGTCGAAGTCGCAACGTTCCGTGACGAAGGGCCTTACCTGGACGGACGGCATCCCGCCTCGGTGACGTTCGCAGACGCCCGGGCGGACGTCGCGCGCCGGGACTTCACGATCAACGGGTTGCTGTACGACCCGCTGACCGACCGGGTCGTAGACTGGGTGGATGGGCGGCGGGACCTGGAGGCCAGGCGCGTCCGAACGATCGGCGATCCCGCCGCGCGCTTCCAGGAGGACCGCCTCCGGATGCTGCGGGCCGTCCGGCTGGCGGCCGAACTGGACTTCGAGACCGAACCCCAGACCCTGGCGGCCATTCGTCGATTCGCCGACCGGATCCGCACCGTCAGCGCCGAGCGCATCCGAGACGAACTCGTTCGGATCTTCACCGGGCCCCACCCGGGGGCCGGTCTGCGGAGGCTGGACGAATCCGGGCTGCTGATCCACATCCTGCCGGAAGTGGCTGCGATGAAGGGGATTCCACAGCCCTCGGAGTTCCACCCCGAAGGCGACGTCTTCGAGCACACCGCACGGACGCTGGACGCGCTGCGCTCCCCCGGCGTGGTCCTGGCCTTCGGCGCGCTGCTGCACGACGTGGGCAAGCCGCGCACATACCAGGTCCGGGACCGGATCCGTTTCGATCGGCACGACGAGGTCGGTGCCCGGATCGCAGAAGAGGTCTTGCGGAGGCTGCGCTTCAGCGCCCGCGAGACCGAAGCCATCGTGGAACTGGTCCGGGAGCACATGCGCTTCAAGGAGATCCCAAGAATGCGGGAGGCCAAGCGGCGGCGCTTGTTCGCGCGGCCGGACTTCGACGACCATCTGGAACTGCACCGGGCCGACTGTCTGGCGAGCCACAAAGACCTGACGACGTACGAATGGGTCCAGCGGGCGCGGGCCGCGCTCGCACCCGAGGAGATCCGACCGCCGCGGCTGATCACCGGAGACGACCTGATCGCCATGGGCATGCGGCCGGGGCCGGCTTTCGCGAGGATCCTGGAAACGGTCGCCGATGCTCAGCTGGAGGGAAGGGTCCGCAGCCGAGAGGAGGCGC belongs to Armatimonadota bacterium and includes:
- a CDS encoding CCA tRNA nucleotidyltransferase, with the translated sequence MTDDAVAEAARAVVRRLRDAGHEAYWAGGCVRDMLLGRRPKDYDVATSARPEQILSLFPGSASVGAAFGVVQVPLDGARVEVATFRDEGPYLDGRHPASVTFADARADVARRDFTINGLLYDPLTDRVVDWVDGRRDLEARRVRTIGDPAARFQEDRLRMLRAVRLAAELDFETEPQTLAAIRRFADRIRTVSAERIRDELVRIFTGPHPGAGLRRLDESGLLIHILPEVAAMKGIPQPSEFHPEGDVFEHTARTLDALRSPGVVLAFGALLHDVGKPRTYQVRDRIRFDRHDEVGARIAEEVLRRLRFSARETEAIVELVREHMRFKEIPRMREAKRRRLFARPDFDDHLELHRADCLASHKDLTTYEWVQRARAALAPEEIRPPRLITGDDLIAMGMRPGPAFARILETVADAQLEGRVRSREEALELAARVAAEIGGGEPSRRVEAKPH